Proteins from a genomic interval of Acinonyx jubatus isolate Ajub_Pintada_27869175 chromosome B4, VMU_Ajub_asm_v1.0, whole genome shotgun sequence:
- the LOC106986428 gene encoding LOW QUALITY PROTEIN: keratin, type II cytoskeletal 3-like (The sequence of the model RefSeq protein was modified relative to this genomic sequence to represent the inferred CDS: inserted 1 base in 1 codon; deleted 1 base in 1 codon) produces the protein MSQQSSRLSQATKGSRGRSAVVASSQGCISPTRSHSASRSGGGSASTACAMLGGAFGSQSMNSLGRRRKVSLSVARCAVQAGGSDGXCSGVFRGSLCGAGGRGNGDRCGFGGIPGGSGGLGDSGGFGGFGGIPGGSGGHEGSGGFPLSIQEVTINQSLLQSLNMGIDPLDQEGEDREKQQIKMFNDKVASFIDKVWFLEQQNKVLETKWTLLQEQGSSSNSNDNNLEPFFENYISSLKAFLDGLHTEKDKLEGELRSREETVEDFKKRYEEETNKCMAAENGFVVLKKDVDVTYMTKVELEAKVETVTDEINFLKTFYDAVSVLFTYTSDTSVVLSMDNNCCLDLDSIIAEVRAQYEAVAQRSKAEAEVLYQTKLGELQTMTGRHGDDLKNTKSEISELNRMIQKLRAEIKSTKKQNANLQTAIADAEQGGELALRDANAKLQDLKASLLQAKEDLARLRWEYQELMNVKLAPDIEIAIYRTLLEGEECRMSGDCQSSVSIEMVHNTSSGGDSGCAQGGAALEGRAGAHRGLGSGGGSVVRGGFSSSGGSCAISGGGSNSSRQVPPFQPHIPLA, from the exons ATGAGCCAGCAGTCCAGCAGGCTGTCCCAGGCCACCAAGGGCTCAAGGGGTCGCTCTGCTGTCGTGGCATCCAGCCAGGGCTGTATCAGCCCCACCAGGTCCCACTCAGCCTCGCGCTCTGGGGGAGGCAGTGCCTCCACAGCCTGTGCCATGTTAGGGGGTGCCTTTGGCAGCCAGAGCATG AACAGCcttgggaggagaaggaaggtcTCTCTCAGTGTGGCCAGATGTGCTGTCCAGGCTGGGGGCTCTGATG TTTGCTCAGGTGTCTTTAGAGGAAGCCTGtgtggggctggaggaaggggcaaTGGAGACAGATGTGGTTTTGGAGGTATTCCTGGTGGATCAGGGGGCCTTGGGGATTCAGGGGGCTT TGGTGGTTTTGGAGGCATTCCTGGTGGATCTGGGGGCCATGAGGGTTCAGGGGGCTTTCCCCTCAGCATCCAGGAGGTGACCATCAACCAGAGCCTCCTTCAGTCCCTGAACATGGGAATCGACCCTCTAGATCAGGAGGGTGAAGACCGAGAGAAGCAGCAAATCAAGATGTTCAATGACAAGGTTGCTTCCTTCATCGACAAG GTGTGGTTCCTGGAGCAGCAGAACAAGGTCCTCGAGACCAAGTGGACCCTCCTTCAGGAGCAGGGCTCCAGTTCTAATAGCAACGACAACAACCTTGAGCCTTTTTTTGAGAACTACATCAGTAGCCTCAAGGCCTTCCTGGATGGGCTGCACACAGAGAAGGACAAGCTGGAGGGTGAgctgaggagcagggaggagacagTGGAAGACTTCAAGAAGAG GTATGAAGAGGAGACCAACAAGTGCATGGCTGCAGAGAATGGCTTCGTGGTCTTGAAGAAG GATGTCGATGTTACCTACATGACCAAAGTGGAACTGGAGGCCAAGGTGGAGACGGTGACAGATGAGATCAACTTCCTGAAGACCTTCTATGATGCCGTGAGTGTGCTTTTCACGT ACACCAGCGACACGTCTGTGGTCCTGTCCATGGACAACAACTGCTGCCTGGACCTGGATAGCATCATTGCTGAGGTCCGTGCACAGTATGAGGCTGTTGCCCAGAGGAGTAAGGCAGAGGCCGAGGTGCTCTACCAGACCAAG TTGGGGGAGCTGCAGACCATGACCGGCAGGCATGGAGATGACCTGAAGAACACCAAGAGCGAGATCTCTGAGCTCAACAGAATGATCCAGAAGCTgcgggctgagatcaagagcacCAAGAAGcag AATGCCAACCTGCAGACGGCCATCGCTGATGCAGAGCAGGGCGGGGAGCTGGCCCTCAGGGACGCCAATGCCAAGCTCCAAGACCTCAAGGCTTCCCTGCTGCAGGCCAAGGAGGACCTGGCCAGGCTGCGCTGGGAGTACCAGGAGCTGATGAATGTCAAGCTGGCCCCGGACATTGAGATTGCCATCTACCGGACCCTCCTGGAAGGCGAGGAATGCAG GATGTCTGGCGACTGCCAGAGTTCTGTTAGCATTG AGATGGTACACAACACCAGCAGCGGAGGCGACAGCGGCTGTGCCCAGGGAGGGGCCGCCCtggaaggcagagctggggcccaCAGGGGCCTGGGCTCTGGAGGGGGCTCGGTGGTACGCGGGGGCTTCTCTAGTTCAGGGGGCTCATGTGCCATCAGTGGGGGTGGCAGCAACAGCTCCCGCCAG GTGCCCcccttccagccccacatcccacTGGCTTGA